Proteins encoded by one window of Thermodesulfobacteriota bacterium:
- a CDS encoding ABC transporter ATP-binding protein, with translation MPVLRVTELWKSYDGCDTPECAALRGTSFEVAAGEVVALYGRSGSGKSTLLHLLAGLDRPTRGRVEVEGRDLSALGERERTGLRRSRIGFVFQFFNLLPTLTARENVLLALELAGRPDPAAAGEALASVGLAGKEERYPHELSGGEQQRVAIARAVVKGPALILADEPTGNLDTRTGDEVLDLLAGRCRERGATLVMATHSPRTSRVADRVLRMVDGVVVEEGRWNGFETEAGG, from the coding sequence ATGCCTGTCCTTCGGGTGACGGAGCTCTGGAAGAGCTACGACGGGTGCGATACCCCGGAATGCGCGGCGCTTCGCGGGACGAGCTTCGAGGTGGCGGCCGGCGAGGTGGTGGCCCTGTACGGCCGCAGCGGCTCGGGCAAGTCCACCCTCCTCCACCTCCTGGCGGGGCTCGACCGCCCGACCCGGGGCCGGGTGGAGGTGGAGGGGCGAGACCTCTCGGCCCTGGGGGAGCGGGAGCGCACCGGCCTGCGCCGCTCCCGGATCGGGTTCGTCTTCCAGTTCTTCAACCTCCTGCCCACCCTCACGGCCCGGGAGAACGTGCTCCTTGCCCTGGAGCTGGCGGGGCGCCCCGATCCGGCGGCGGCGGGGGAGGCCCTGGCCTCGGTGGGCCTGGCCGGCAAGGAGGAGCGCTACCCCCACGAGCTGTCCGGGGGCGAGCAGCAGCGGGTGGCCATCGCAAGGGCCGTGGTGAAGGGCCCGGCCCTCATCCTGGCCGACGAGCCCACCGGCAACCTCGACACCCGCACCGGTGACGAGGTGCTCGACCTCCTGGCCGGCCGCTGTCGGGAGAGGGGGGCCACCCTGGTCATGGCCACCCACAGCCCCCGGACCTCCCGGGTGGCCGACCGGGTGCTGCGCATGGTGGACGGGGTCGTGGTGGAGGAGGGGCGGTGGAACGGCTTCGAGACGGAGGCCGGGGGGTGA
- a CDS encoding OmpA family protein: MARALVLALAALALAGCGVSKQVVAEKDAVLEVCRKDLAACQGERDAARSDANRVAADLEAARAQASRAEGELGACQAERKKGEGEAQGLRQELAACRREAEAARTEAAALKEQEESLRVRLQAELDAKTVEIENLRGRLSVRVVDRLLFASGSADIVPAGRAVLDKVAGGLAGGAERIRVEGHTDEIPIGPRIKDKWFSNWELSAARAASVVRYLQYGRGIEPARLEAVGLALYHPLGPNDTAAQRQRNRRVELVLTGPR, encoded by the coding sequence ATGGCCCGCGCTCTCGTCCTCGCCCTTGCGGCCCTGGCCCTGGCCGGCTGCGGCGTCTCGAAGCAGGTCGTGGCCGAGAAGGATGCGGTCCTGGAGGTGTGCCGCAAAGACCTGGCGGCGTGCCAGGGCGAGCGCGACGCCGCCCGCTCGGACGCGAATCGGGTCGCCGCCGACCTGGAGGCGGCGCGTGCGCAGGCCTCCCGAGCCGAGGGAGAGCTGGGCGCCTGTCAGGCCGAGCGGAAGAAGGGGGAGGGAGAGGCCCAGGGCCTCCGCCAGGAGCTCGCGGCCTGCCGGCGTGAGGCGGAGGCGGCCCGGACGGAGGCGGCGGCCCTCAAGGAGCAAGAGGAATCGCTTCGGGTGCGGCTCCAGGCCGAGCTCGACGCCAAGACGGTGGAGATCGAAAACCTTCGGGGCCGGCTCTCGGTGCGGGTGGTGGACCGGCTTCTCTTCGCCTCGGGGAGCGCCGACATCGTGCCCGCGGGCAGGGCGGTGCTCGACAAGGTGGCAGGAGGCCTCGCGGGGGGAGCGGAGCGGATTCGGGTGGAGGGGCACACCGACGAGATCCCCATAGGGCCCCGGATCAAGGACAAGTGGTTCTCCAACTGGGAGCTCTCGGCCGCCCGGGCGGCGAGCGTGGTGCGCTACCTCCAGTACGGCCGGGGGATCGAGCCCGCGCGCCTCGAGGCGGTGGGCCTGGCCCTCTACCATCCCCTGGGGCCCAACGACACCGCGGCGCAGCGCCAGAGGAACCGCCGGGTGGAGCTCGTGCTGACCGGACCCCGATGA